Proteins encoded together in one Telopea speciosissima isolate NSW1024214 ecotype Mountain lineage chromosome 6, Tspe_v1, whole genome shotgun sequence window:
- the LOC122666265 gene encoding probable aspartyl protease At4g16563, translating to MASFMFLLFFCISIPFLSVSSSQIVLPLSHSLVNTQFNNTHHLLKSSSVQSTTRFRNHHHGHLPRRQISLPLAPGSDYVLTLSLGSDPAQTISLYMDTGSDLVWFPCAPFECILCEGKYDTSATTPPPNVSSSAFVPCNSPSCSAVHSSLPSSDLCAISRCPLVTIETSDCSSFACPPFYYAYADGSFIARLYRDSISIPMSSPSLRLKNFTFGCAHTALAEPIGVAGFGRGALSLPAQLANLSPQLSSSFSYCLVSHSFNEQKFHRPSPLILGRYSLNDEEKKQSVDGESDFQYTKMLDNPKYPYFYCVGLEAVSVGGSRIPAPEILKRVNSKGDGGMVVDSGTTFTMLPAKLYEAVVAEFDHRVGRVYKRSRETEDQTGLSPCYYIDDSVNKAAFAKVPKLALHFVGNATVVLPTRNYFYGFTNGGDGVGKKRKVGCLMLMNGGIDANSGGPAALLGNYQQQGFEVMYDLEKGRVGFARKQCSTLWDSLNRGR from the coding sequence ATGGCGTCTTTTATGTTCTTGCTCTTCTTTTGTATCTCCATTCCATTTCTCTCTGTTTCGTCTTCACAGATTGTTCTTCCTCTGAGTCACTCTCTGGTAAATACCCAATTTAACAATACTCATCACCTTCTCAAATCCTCCTCTGTTCAGTCCACCACCAGATTCCGCAACCACCACCATGGCCATCTTCCACGCCGccaaatctctctccctctcgctCCCGGTAGCGACTACGTCCTCACCTTGTCTCTCGGCTCTGACCCAGCTCAAACCATCTCCCTTTACATGGACACGGGTAGCGACCTCGTCTGGTTCCCCTGCGCCCCTTTCGAATGCATACTCTGCGAAGGCAAATACGATACCTCCGCCACCACTCCTCCTCCTAACGTCTCTTCCTCTGCTTTTGTCCCCTGTAACTCCCCTTCTTGCTCCGCTGTCCACTCATCCCTCCCATCCTCTGACCTCTGTGCAATCTCTCGCTGCCCACTCGTGACCATTGAAACCTCGGATTGCTCTTCCTTCGCTTGCCCACCTTTCTACTACGCTTACGCCGACGGCAGCTTCATTGCCCGTCTATACCGCGACAGTATATCGATACCAATGTCATCTCCTTCGCTTCGCCTCAAAAATTTCACCTTCGGGTGTGCTCACACCGCACTCGCAGAACCAATCGGCGTGGCTGGTTTCGGCCGAGGCGCTCTCTCTTTGCCAGCACAGCTAGCTAATCTCTCCCCCCAACTCAGTAGCTCGTTCTCTTACTGTTTGGTTTCTCACTCCTTCAATGAGCAGAAATTTCATCGGCCTAGCCCATTAATTCTTGGCCGTTACTCTCTGaatgatgaagagaagaagcaatCTGTCGATGGGGAAAGTGACTTTCAGTATACAAAAATGCTTGACAACCCCAAATACCCATACTTCTACTGCGTTGGGCTTGAAGCAGTCTCAGTCGGAGGGAGTAGAATTCCGGCACCGGAGATATTAAAGAGAGTGAATAGTAAAGGCGATGGTGGGATGGTGGTGGATTCCGGCACCACATTTACAATGCTACCGGCGAAGCTGTATGAAGCAGTGGTGGCAGAGTTCGACCACCGAGTCGGCCGGGTTTACAAGCGGTCGAGAGAGACAGAAGACCAGACGGGGCTCAGTCCGTGTTATTACATTGATGACTCGGTGAATAAGGCGGCGTTTGCGAAGGTGCCGAAGTTGGCACTGCACTTCGTAGGGAACGCAACTGTTGTTCTACCGACCAGGAATTACTTCTATGGGTTCACCAACGGTGGTGATGGAGTGGGTAAAAAGAGGAAGGTGGGGTGTTTGATGTTGATGAACGGTGGAATTGATGCGAATTCAGGTGGGCCCGCGGCTTTGCTGGGGAACTACCAGCAGCAAGGTTTCGAAGTGATGTACGATTTGGAAAAGGGTAGGGTTGGGTTCGCCCGGAAGCAATGCTCTACCCTTTGGGATAGTCTGAACCGGGGACGCTAA